One Thermosphaera aggregans DNA segment encodes these proteins:
- a CDS encoding ArsR/SmtB family transcription factor — translation MSTKSVKVSEILKELRGKGACRISEPIPLNHDLDIKIPGKELEGLIHVFKQLSDPTRLKILSLLYLNGSLPVCIISYVLGLDQTLVSHHLKTLLKAGLVQYKRTGKYKMYSLTSLSEKVFTVFPNILSTREERNQV, via the coding sequence TTGTCAACGAAATCGGTGAAGGTTTCCGAGATCCTTAAGGAATTAAGGGGGAAGGGAGCATGCAGGATCAGCGAACCAATCCCCCTTAACCATGATTTAGATATTAAAATACCCGGGAAAGAGTTGGAAGGGTTAATCCATGTTTTCAAGCAACTCTCAGACCCTACGAGGCTTAAAATCCTATCACTACTCTACTTAAACGGCTCCCTACCAGTATGCATAATATCCTACGTGCTAGGTCTTGATCAAACCCTGGTTTCACATCATTTAAAAACACTGCTGAAGGCTGGGCTGGTCCAGTATAAGCGTACTGGAAAGTATAAAATGTACTCGTTAACTAGTCTTTCAGAAAAGGTTTTCACAGTGTTTCCAAACATATTATCCACACGTGAAG
- a CDS encoding 4Fe-4S dicluster domain-containing protein yields the protein MAKNWYPVIDYEKCSGCLTCFNFCPHDVYEVRGDGEPLVANPSNCVELCRGCQKICPNEAISYRGDLATE from the coding sequence GTGGCGAAAAACTGGTATCCAGTAATAGATTACGAGAAGTGTTCCGGATGCCTCACATGCTTCAACTTTTGCCCTCACGATGTTTACGAGGTCCGGGGGGATGGGGAGCCCTTAGTGGCTAACCCTAGTAACTGTGTAGAGCTCTGCAGAGGCTGCCAGAAGATCTGCCCTAATGAGGCCATAAGCTACAGAGGGGATTTAGCTACTGAGTAA